A portion of the Shewanella sp. SNU WT4 genome contains these proteins:
- the folP gene encoding dihydropteroate synthase, whose product MQKLYSQGSRLDVSMPVIMGIVNTTPDSFSDGGDFFSTKHACDHADKLINAGAGIIDIGGESTRPGAALVTEEQELARVIPVIEYVSRHHDVWISIDTSKPAVMAAAIAAGAHMINDVRALTEPGALAMAAQLQVPVCLMHMQGQPQNMQANPEYENIIHDILTFFKARIAACIAAGISFDNLVLDPGFGFGKTLTHNYQILAQLAQFAVLDRPLLIGLSRKSMIGQLLNRDVEERLIGSVSAALIACQHGANIIRVHDVAETMDMLKVWQMTQTQMIKQN is encoded by the coding sequence ATGCAAAAGCTATATTCACAAGGGTCAAGATTAGATGTGTCAATGCCGGTTATTATGGGCATTGTTAATACCACTCCAGATTCTTTTTCTGATGGCGGAGATTTTTTTAGCACTAAGCATGCCTGTGATCATGCCGATAAACTGATTAACGCTGGCGCGGGCATTATTGATATTGGTGGTGAATCGACCCGCCCAGGTGCGGCCTTAGTCACAGAAGAACAAGAATTAGCGCGCGTCATTCCCGTCATTGAATATGTTAGTCGCCATCATGATGTGTGGATCTCCATTGATACCAGCAAACCTGCTGTGATGGCAGCTGCGATTGCTGCTGGCGCCCATATGATTAATGATGTGCGAGCATTAACTGAGCCAGGTGCATTAGCCATGGCCGCGCAGTTACAAGTGCCGGTATGTTTAATGCATATGCAAGGGCAACCGCAAAACATGCAAGCTAATCCCGAGTATGAAAATATTATTCATGATATTCTCACTTTTTTTAAGGCGAGAATTGCGGCATGTATCGCTGCAGGTATCTCGTTCGATAACTTAGTCTTAGACCCAGGGTTTGGTTTTGGTAAGACGCTAACCCATAACTATCAAATACTGGCGCAATTAGCGCAGTTTGCAGTGTTAGATCGTCCCTTGTTAATCGGGTTGTCGCGTAAGAGTATGATAGGGCAGTTACTGAATCGTGATGTTGAAGAGCGACTAATTGGTAGTGTTAGCGCCGCCTTAATTGCTTGCCAACATGGCGCCAATATTATTCGTGTGCATGACGTGGCTGAAACCATGGACATGCTAAAAGTTTGGCAAATGACCCAAACCCAAATGATAAAACAGAATTAA
- the glmM gene encoding phosphoglucosamine mutase, which produces MRKFFGTDGIRGRVGAGTMTPELALKLGWAAGRVLSRSGTRKVIIGKDTRISGYLFESALEAGLSAAGLNVMLLGPMPTPAVAYLTRTFRAEAGVVISASHNPYYDNGIKFFSTTGCKLDDSVELLIEAELEKPMTCVESHLLGKVSRVEDAAGRYIEYCKGNFPAEFTLEGMKIVVDCAHGATYHIAPSVFRELGAEVITIGTSPNGVNINLDCGATSMAAIQAKVLETGSDLGIALDGDGDRIMMVNRHGEVIDGDQILYILAIDAHLRDSLKGGVVGTLMSNLGFELALKAEGIPFERSKVGDRYVMELLKEKGWRLGGENSGHILSLDNGTTGDGIIAGVLVLAAMCRQQQTLEQLTAKLTMFPQVLINVRFEGKSDPLASTLVKQTVIEVEQALGQRGRVLLRKSGTEPLIRVMVEGEDRAEVERFASQIAARVTEVSKG; this is translated from the coding sequence ATGAGAAAATTTTTTGGAACTGATGGCATTCGCGGCCGAGTAGGCGCGGGAACAATGACGCCTGAATTAGCATTAAAATTAGGCTGGGCAGCTGGGCGCGTATTATCGCGCAGTGGCACTCGTAAAGTGATTATTGGTAAAGATACGCGTATTTCTGGTTATTTATTTGAATCAGCGTTAGAAGCCGGGCTGTCAGCCGCCGGCTTAAATGTCATGTTGCTTGGGCCAATGCCAACGCCAGCGGTTGCTTATTTAACTCGCACCTTCCGTGCCGAAGCTGGTGTTGTGATCAGTGCGTCACATAATCCTTATTACGATAACGGAATTAAGTTCTTCTCAACGACAGGTTGTAAGTTAGACGATAGCGTTGAACTGCTAATTGAAGCTGAACTTGAAAAACCTATGACCTGTGTTGAATCGCATTTACTGGGTAAAGTGTCGCGGGTAGAAGATGCCGCTGGCCGCTACATTGAATATTGTAAAGGTAATTTCCCCGCCGAATTTACTTTAGAAGGCATGAAAATCGTGGTTGACTGCGCCCATGGCGCGACTTATCACATTGCTCCAAGCGTTTTCCGTGAACTGGGTGCTGAAGTCATTACCATAGGCACTAGCCCAAATGGTGTGAATATTAACCTTGATTGCGGCGCCACCTCAATGGCCGCTATTCAGGCTAAAGTGCTCGAAACAGGCAGTGATTTAGGTATTGCTTTAGATGGCGATGGCGATCGTATCATGATGGTTAATCGTCATGGCGAAGTGATTGATGGTGACCAAATTCTATACATTTTGGCGATAGATGCTCATTTGCGTGATAGCTTGAAAGGCGGCGTAGTCGGCACCTTAATGTCTAACTTAGGTTTTGAGTTAGCCTTAAAGGCTGAAGGCATTCCATTTGAGCGCTCTAAAGTGGGCGATCGCTATGTCATGGAGTTACTTAAAGAAAAGGGCTGGCGCTTAGGCGGAGAGAACTCTGGCCACATATTGAGCTTAGATAATGGAACCACGGGCGATGGTATTATCGCTGGGGTACTTGTGTTGGCGGCTATGTGTCGTCAACAACAGACGTTGGAGCAATTGACGGCCAAGCTTACTATGTTCCCACAGGTGTTAATCAATGTGCGTTTTGAAGGCAAATCAGATCCATTAGCGTCTACCTTAGTAAAACAAACAGTTATTGAGGTTGAGCAGGCGCTCGGTCAACGTGGCCGCGTACTCTTACGTAAATCTGGCACTGAGCCATTAATCCGTGTGATGGTTGAAGGCGAAGACAGAGCTGAAGTGGAACGTTTTGCGAGTCAAATCGCTGCAAGGGTAACTGAAGTTTCCAAAGGCTAA
- the tpiA gene encoding triose-phosphate isomerase, whose product MALRRPMVAGNWKMNGSAELAQDLFSKFARKIKDDSAEVVLCPPAIYLESVKRLMEQNKEALSGSLVRMGAQNLSQHQFGAYTGEVSGQMLADAGCRYVIIGHSERRRMYGETSDIVADKFAAAQRHGLTPILCVGESGPAREARRTFEVIAEELDVVIEKNGTMAFDNAIIAYEPLWAVGTGKSATPEQAQEVHAFIRKRLSEVSPYIGENIRILYGGSVTPANAADIFAQPDVDGGLIGGASLNSAEFLTLCSIAMSA is encoded by the coding sequence ATGGCACTCAGACGCCCCATGGTTGCAGGCAACTGGAAAATGAATGGTAGTGCGGAATTGGCACAAGATTTATTCAGTAAGTTTGCTCGCAAAATAAAGGACGATTCAGCTGAGGTAGTCCTATGTCCCCCAGCCATTTACCTGGAAAGTGTAAAGCGGTTGATGGAACAAAATAAAGAGGCCTTAAGCGGCAGCTTAGTCAGAATGGGAGCTCAGAACTTGAGTCAGCATCAATTTGGTGCTTATACAGGTGAAGTTTCCGGGCAGATGCTTGCAGATGCCGGATGCCGATATGTTATTATCGGTCATTCTGAACGTCGTAGAATGTACGGCGAAACCAGTGATATAGTTGCAGATAAGTTTGCAGCAGCACAGCGACATGGTTTGACCCCGATACTTTGTGTTGGTGAGTCAGGTCCAGCCCGCGAAGCAAGACGGACATTTGAAGTCATTGCTGAAGAGTTGGATGTGGTCATTGAAAAAAATGGCACTATGGCGTTTGATAATGCGATTATCGCCTACGAGCCACTTTGGGCAGTAGGAACTGGTAAAAGTGCGACACCAGAGCAGGCCCAGGAAGTACATGCGTTTATTCGTAAGCGACTTTCTGAAGTGTCTCCCTATATTGGGGAAAATATTCGAATCCTCTACGGTGGTAGTGTGACTCCAGCCAATGCGGCAGATATTTTCGCACAGCCTGATGTTGATGGTGGACTGATTGGTGGTGCCAGTTTAAACTCGGCTGAGTTTTTAACCCTGTGTTCCATAGCGATGAGCGCATAA
- the secG gene encoding preprotein translocase subunit SecG — translation MFNVLMVVYLLVSLALIGLILIQQGKGADMGASFGAGASGTLFGSNGSGNFLTRTTAILAISFFALSLIIGNLSANSAKVDDSWKSISTAPVQVEQPVTQSQDKIPD, via the coding sequence ATGTTTAATGTATTAATGGTTGTTTACTTGTTGGTTTCACTTGCCTTAATCGGCTTGATTTTAATCCAGCAAGGTAAAGGGGCTGACATGGGCGCATCATTTGGTGCCGGTGCTTCAGGAACCTTATTTGGTTCAAATGGCTCAGGTAACTTCCTGACTCGAACCACTGCAATATTAGCAATTAGCTTCTTTGCATTAAGCTTAATCATCGGCAATTTGAGTGCAAACTCAGCGAAAGTTGATGATAGCTGGAAAAGTATTTCAACTGCGCCTGTTCAAGTTGAACAGCCAGTAACTCAATCACAGGATAAGATTCCTGATTGA
- the rimP gene encoding ribosome maturation factor RimP, with the protein MATLESKLTEMLLPAVAALGFQLWGIEYLQAGKHSTLRVYIDSDNGINVEDCAAASRQISAIMDVEDPITHEYTLEVSSPGVDRPLFNAEQYGVYLGEDAKVQLTMPVDGSRNLKGVITKVDGQMLTLTVDGNDKLVAIDNIRKGNLIAKF; encoded by the coding sequence TTGGCAACACTAGAATCCAAACTAACCGAGATGTTACTGCCAGCAGTGGCGGCTCTGGGTTTTCAGCTGTGGGGCATCGAATACCTGCAAGCGGGTAAACATTCCACATTACGGGTGTACATCGACAGCGATAACGGCATAAATGTTGAAGATTGCGCAGCTGCCAGTCGCCAGATCAGTGCCATCATGGATGTCGAGGACCCAATTACACATGAATATACCTTGGAAGTTTCCTCTCCAGGTGTCGATCGACCTCTGTTCAATGCCGAGCAATATGGTGTTTATCTTGGGGAAGATGCGAAAGTTCAATTGACTATGCCGGTTGACGGCAGTCGAAATCTGAAAGGTGTTATCACTAAAGTTGATGGTCAAATGTTGACCTTAACTGTTGATGGTAATGATAAATTGGTTGCTATCGATAATATTCGCAAAGGCAACTTAATCGCTAAGTTTTGA
- the nusA gene encoding transcription termination factor NusA: protein MNKEILLVAEAVSNEKAVPREKIFEALEIALATATKKKYEGDIEVRVAIDRKTGAYETFRRWQVVDDQGQALENPFREITLEAARYEEPGIEIGAFIEDEIESVVFDRITTQTAKQVIVQKVREAERAQVVEQFADKEGELITGVVKKSNRDSVVVDLGSNADGVLYKEDLISRESFRPGDRVRALLYSVRPEARGAQLFLTRTKPEMLIELFRVEVPEIADEMIEIMGAARDPGSRAKIAVKSNDRRIDPIGACVGMRGARVQAVSNELGGERVDIIMWDDNPAQYVINAMAPADVASIIVDEDNHSMDIAVEADSLAQAIGRSGQNVRLAAQLTGWELNVMTVADMNAKHQAESAKVVNLFVNSLEIDTDFAQVLADEGFTSLEEIAYVPVTELLAVDGLDEDIVEALRERAKAAISTRALASEEALDGAEPSDDLLALAGMDRHLAFVFASRGIVTLEDLAEQGIDDLIEIEELTEEKAGELIMAARNICWFGEEA from the coding sequence ATGAATAAAGAAATTTTGCTGGTCGCTGAAGCAGTGTCCAATGAGAAAGCAGTTCCGCGTGAGAAAATTTTTGAAGCGTTAGAAATTGCCTTAGCGACTGCGACCAAAAAGAAGTATGAAGGCGATATCGAAGTTCGTGTTGCTATTGACCGCAAAACCGGTGCGTATGAAACTTTCCGTCGCTGGCAGGTTGTTGACGATCAAGGTCAAGCATTAGAAAACCCATTCCGTGAAATCACTCTTGAAGCCGCTCGATACGAAGAGCCAGGCATCGAAATTGGTGCTTTCATTGAAGATGAAATCGAATCAGTTGTATTTGATCGCATCACTACCCAAACCGCTAAGCAAGTTATCGTACAAAAAGTACGTGAAGCTGAGCGCGCTCAAGTCGTTGAACAGTTTGCTGATAAAGAAGGCGAGCTGATCACTGGTGTAGTAAAGAAGAGCAATCGTGACAGCGTAGTGGTTGATTTGGGCAGTAACGCTGATGGCGTATTGTACAAAGAAGATTTAATCAGCCGTGAAAGTTTCCGCCCAGGCGATCGCGTACGTGCATTATTGTACTCAGTACGTCCTGAAGCTCGCGGCGCTCAGTTATTCTTAACTCGTACTAAGCCGGAGATGTTGATTGAACTGTTCCGTGTTGAAGTACCTGAAATTGCTGACGAGATGATCGAAATCATGGGCGCAGCTCGTGATCCAGGTAGTCGCGCTAAGATTGCTGTGAAGTCAAATGATCGTCGTATCGACCCTATCGGTGCTTGTGTTGGTATGCGTGGCGCACGTGTACAAGCCGTATCGAATGAATTAGGTGGCGAGCGTGTGGATATCATCATGTGGGATGATAATCCTGCTCAGTATGTGATTAACGCTATGGCTCCTGCTGATGTGGCATCCATCATTGTTGATGAAGATAACCACTCAATGGATATCGCCGTTGAAGCTGACTCATTAGCACAAGCCATTGGTCGTAGCGGCCAAAACGTACGTTTAGCCGCCCAGTTAACTGGCTGGGAATTAAACGTGATGACTGTGGCTGATATGAATGCCAAGCATCAGGCTGAAAGTGCTAAAGTTGTTAATCTGTTCGTTAACTCGTTAGAGATTGATACTGATTTCGCACAGGTGCTTGCTGATGAAGGTTTCACTTCATTAGAAGAAATTGCTTACGTGCCGGTAACTGAATTATTGGCCGTTGATGGTTTGGATGAAGACATTGTTGAAGCCTTGCGTGAGCGAGCGAAAGCAGCGATTTCTACCAGAGCATTAGCTTCTGAAGAAGCATTGGATGGGGCAGAACCAAGTGATGATTTACTTGCGTTGGCCGGAATGGATCGTCACCTCGCGTTTGTTTTTGCAAGCCGTGGGATCGTGACGTTAGAAGATTTAGCCGAACAAGGCATTGATGATTTGATCGAGATTGAAGAATTGACAGAAGAAAAAGCGGGAGAGCTGATCATGGCTGCCCGTAACATCTGTTGGTTTGGCGAAGAAGCCTAG
- the infB gene encoding translation initiation factor IF-2 produces MSGTTVEKLATEVGKSVDRLIEQFSAAGVKKVNGDTVSEQEKQQLLDYLKKQHGGDAVPTKMTLQRKTVQTLSVAGNGGQSKDVKVEVRKTRTFVKRDEAAIAAEAQARAEAEVKAKVEAEAKAKADADAKAKVEAEAKTKAAADKAAAEAKAKAEKTSQAQAPSTTKVGAETTEARTARLEQEKIKSAQEALAKSKADEKAAKAAEEARRLAEENAKRWDDEERLRLEAEKNGDHHITTSVVARAAEDTVDMDEEKRGRRSRNKPAAKKRGGKDARDGRERHMKNRSSAPKSMAHGFNKPVVAVNREVRLGETVSVAELAQKMAIKATEIIKQMMKMGTMVTINQVLDQETAQMVAEELGHKVILLRENELEHQVLADRDGDVALEPRAPVVTIMGHVDHGKTSLLDYIRRAKVAAGEAGGITQHIGAYHVETDNGMITFLDTPGHAAFTAMRARGAKATDIVILVVAADDGVMPQTIEAIQHAKAGNVPLIVAVNKMDKPEADPDRVKTELSQHNVMSEDWGGENMFVHVSAKAGTGVDELLEAILLQAEVLELKAVREGMAAGVVVESKLDKGRGPVATVLVQEGTLRQGDIVLCGLEYGKIRAMKDENGNPITEAGPSIPVEILGLSGVPKAGDEATVVRDERKAREVALYRQGKFRDVKLARQQKSKLENMFANMVEGEVQELNIVLKADVQGSLEAICDSLTKLSTDEVKVNIIARGVGALSETDATLAAASNAIMMGFNVRADAQARKTIESESVDLRYYSVIYDLIDEVRAAMTGMLAPEFKQQIIGLAEVRDVFKSPKLGAIAGCMVTEGIVKRSAPIRVLRDNVVIYEGELESLRRFKDDMAEVRNGMECGIGVKNYNDVRAGDQIEVFETIEVARTL; encoded by the coding sequence ATGTCAGGAACAACAGTCGAGAAACTCGCAACTGAAGTTGGAAAAAGCGTCGATCGTTTGATTGAACAATTTTCAGCCGCAGGTGTGAAAAAAGTTAATGGTGATACTGTCTCTGAGCAAGAAAAGCAGCAGTTACTGGATTACCTTAAAAAACAACACGGTGGCGACGCCGTGCCTACTAAGATGACATTACAGCGTAAAACTGTACAAACTTTGAGTGTTGCTGGTAACGGTGGGCAGTCAAAAGATGTTAAAGTAGAAGTACGTAAGACACGGACATTCGTTAAGCGTGATGAGGCAGCGATAGCAGCAGAAGCACAAGCTCGTGCAGAAGCTGAGGTTAAGGCAAAAGTAGAAGCAGAGGCTAAGGCTAAAGCAGACGCAGATGCCAAGGCAAAAGTAGAGGCAGAAGCTAAGACTAAAGCTGCCGCTGATAAAGCCGCTGCAGAAGCTAAGGCTAAAGCTGAGAAAACTTCTCAAGCTCAAGCCCCATCAACTACTAAAGTTGGTGCAGAAACAACAGAAGCGAGAACAGCCCGTTTGGAACAAGAAAAAATTAAATCGGCCCAAGAAGCACTGGCCAAAAGCAAAGCTGACGAAAAAGCCGCAAAAGCCGCTGAAGAAGCTCGTCGCTTAGCCGAAGAAAATGCAAAACGTTGGGATGATGAAGAACGTTTACGTTTAGAAGCAGAGAAAAACGGCGATCACCATATTACTACTTCTGTCGTTGCTCGTGCAGCTGAAGATACAGTTGATATGGACGAAGAAAAGCGCGGACGTCGTAGTCGCAACAAACCGGCAGCTAAAAAGCGTGGCGGTAAAGATGCGCGTGACGGTCGTGAGCGTCATATGAAGAACCGCAGTAGTGCGCCTAAATCTATGGCTCATGGTTTCAACAAGCCAGTGGTTGCGGTTAACCGCGAAGTCCGCCTTGGCGAAACTGTGTCTGTGGCTGAATTAGCCCAGAAGATGGCTATCAAAGCGACTGAAATCATCAAGCAAATGATGAAGATGGGCACTATGGTTACCATCAACCAAGTGCTTGATCAAGAAACTGCCCAAATGGTCGCTGAAGAGTTAGGCCACAAAGTAATCTTGTTACGCGAAAACGAACTTGAGCATCAGGTTCTGGCTGACCGTGACGGTGATGTTGCTCTTGAGCCGCGCGCTCCAGTAGTGACCATCATGGGTCACGTTGACCACGGTAAGACGTCATTACTTGACTATATCCGTCGTGCAAAAGTAGCTGCTGGCGAAGCCGGTGGTATTACTCAGCATATCGGTGCATACCATGTTGAAACCGACAATGGCATGATCACCTTCTTAGATACTCCTGGTCACGCCGCGTTTACCGCTATGCGTGCTCGTGGTGCTAAAGCGACCGATATCGTTATTCTGGTTGTTGCTGCCGATGATGGCGTAATGCCGCAAACCATCGAAGCGATTCAACACGCTAAAGCTGGTAACGTGCCGTTAATCGTGGCCGTTAACAAGATGGATAAGCCAGAAGCTGATCCGGATCGCGTTAAGACTGAATTGTCACAGCACAATGTAATGTCAGAAGATTGGGGTGGAGAAAACATGTTCGTTCACGTATCTGCTAAAGCGGGTACTGGTGTTGACGAACTGTTAGAAGCCATCTTACTGCAAGCTGAAGTACTGGAACTGAAAGCAGTTCGCGAAGGTATGGCAGCAGGCGTAGTTGTTGAATCTAAATTGGATAAAGGTCGTGGCCCAGTTGCTACTGTCTTGGTTCAAGAAGGTACTTTACGTCAAGGCGATATCGTTCTGTGTGGCTTAGAATACGGTAAAATCCGTGCCATGAAAGATGAGAACGGTAACCCAATCACTGAAGCCGGCCCATCTATCCCAGTTGAGATCTTAGGTCTGTCTGGTGTGCCAAAAGCTGGTGATGAAGCGACTGTTGTTCGTGACGAGCGTAAAGCCCGTGAAGTAGCCCTGTATCGTCAAGGTAAGTTCCGCGACGTTAAGCTGGCTCGTCAGCAGAAATCTAAGCTTGAAAACATGTTTGCTAACATGGTTGAAGGCGAAGTTCAGGAACTGAATATCGTGCTTAAGGCTGATGTTCAAGGCTCTCTGGAAGCTATCTGTGACTCACTGACTAAGCTGTCGACTGATGAAGTTAAAGTTAACATCATCGCTCGTGGTGTTGGTGCTCTGTCTGAAACTGATGCAACCTTAGCTGCAGCATCAAACGCCATCATGATGGGCTTTAACGTTCGTGCCGATGCACAAGCGCGTAAGACCATTGAATCAGAAAGCGTTGATTTACGTTACTACAGCGTAATTTACGACCTGATTGATGAAGTTCGTGCGGCAATGACTGGTATGTTAGCGCCAGAATTCAAGCAACAGATCATTGGTCTGGCTGAAGTTCGTGACGTATTTAAGTCTCCTAAACTTGGCGCTATCGCCGGTTGTATGGTGACTGAAGGTATCGTTAAGCGTAGCGCTCCTATTCGTGTACTGCGTGATAACGTGGTTATCTACGAAGGTGAACTGGAATCTCTGCGTCGCTTTAAAGATGACATGGCTGAAGTTCGTAACGGCATGGAATGTGGTATCGGCGTTAAGAACTATAATGACGTTCGTGCTGGTGACCAGATCGAAGTATTCGAAACCATTGAAGTGGCACGCACACTTTAA
- the rbfA gene encoding 30S ribosome-binding factor RbfA produces MAKEFSRTRRIGQQLQQELAQVLQRDMKDPRVGMITVNDVEVSRDLSYAKVYVTFFEEDDAVIADKLSALDVAAPYIRTLVAGRMKLRVMPQLRFIYDSSLVEGMRMSNLVSKIIRDDEQKQKEHGTREDDSKES; encoded by the coding sequence ATGGCAAAAGAATTTAGTCGTACCCGTCGTATCGGTCAGCAATTGCAACAAGAGCTGGCTCAGGTACTGCAGCGGGACATGAAAGATCCGCGTGTTGGCATGATCACTGTGAATGACGTTGAAGTATCGCGTGATTTGAGTTATGCCAAAGTCTATGTGACTTTCTTTGAAGAAGATGATGCTGTCATTGCTGATAAACTGTCAGCTTTAGATGTTGCAGCGCCTTATATTCGTACCTTAGTGGCTGGCCGCATGAAATTGCGCGTAATGCCACAACTGCGCTTTATTTATGATAGCTCGCTGGTTGAAGGCATGCGTATGTCTAACCTAGTGAGTAAAATCATCCGTGATGATGAGCAGAAGCAGAAAGAGCACGGTACTCGCGAAGACGATTCTAAGGAGTCCTAA
- the truB gene encoding tRNA pseudouridine(55) synthase TruB, translating to MARRPKGRFIDGIVLLDKPTGMSSNHALQRVKRMYGAAKAGHTGALDPLATGMLPVCLGEATKFSSHLLDADKRYLVTAKLGVRTDTSDSDGEVVQERPLNFTDEQLQQALEYFRGETMQVPSMFSALKYQGQPLYKYAREGKEVPREARPITVYELNFVSLEGDELTLDIHCSKGTYIRTITDDLGEMLGCGAHVIMLRRTKVADYPYEKMVTLEQLQALVDNAAEQELEAASLLDPLLLPMDTAVANFPVVHVPAESVEFLMNGNPVSVPNVPADTLVRITLGEPARFVGIGQLNPAGLLAPKRLVVFQSAD from the coding sequence ATGGCGCGTCGTCCTAAAGGTCGGTTTATTGATGGCATAGTGCTGCTTGATAAGCCAACTGGCATGAGCTCTAATCATGCCTTGCAGCGTGTAAAGCGTATGTATGGCGCGGCTAAAGCGGGTCACACCGGCGCATTAGATCCATTAGCCACCGGCATGCTGCCGGTTTGCTTGGGCGAGGCAACTAAGTTTTCATCGCATCTGCTTGATGCCGATAAACGTTACTTAGTCACAGCTAAGCTTGGAGTCCGCACCGATACCAGCGATTCTGATGGTGAGGTGGTGCAAGAGCGTCCGCTTAACTTTACTGACGAGCAATTACAGCAAGCATTAGAGTATTTTCGTGGCGAGACCATGCAAGTACCGTCAATGTTTTCGGCGCTTAAATATCAAGGGCAACCTTTATATAAGTATGCTCGCGAAGGTAAAGAAGTTCCGCGCGAAGCCCGTCCAATCACAGTCTATGAGCTTAATTTTGTGAGCTTAGAAGGCGATGAGTTAACCTTAGATATTCATTGTTCTAAGGGCACTTATATTCGCACTATTACTGATGATTTAGGTGAAATGCTAGGCTGTGGCGCGCATGTGATTATGCTGCGTCGCACTAAAGTTGCCGACTATCCTTATGAAAAGATGGTGACGTTAGAGCAGTTGCAAGCCTTAGTAGATAATGCGGCTGAACAAGAGTTGGAAGCAGCAAGCTTATTAGATCCTTTGCTGTTGCCAATGGATACCGCGGTAGCCAATTTTCCTGTAGTACATGTACCTGCTGAGTCTGTTGAATTCTTAATGAATGGCAACCCAGTATCAGTGCCTAATGTACCAGCAGATACGTTAGTGCGGATTACCTTAGGGGAACCTGCGCGTTTTGTCGGTATTGGCCAATTGAATCCTGCCGGATTATTAGCGCCTAAGCGTCTAGTGGTCTTCCAAAGCGCTGATTAA
- the rpsO gene encoding 30S ribosomal protein S15, whose protein sequence is MSLSVEAKAKIVAEFARCENDTGSTEVQVALLTAQINHLQGHFKEHIHDHHSRRGLLRMVSARRKLLAYLKRTDVVRYADLIKRLGLRR, encoded by the coding sequence ATGTCACTAAGCGTTGAAGCAAAAGCTAAAATCGTTGCTGAATTTGCCCGTTGTGAAAACGACACAGGTTCTACTGAAGTTCAAGTTGCTCTGTTAACTGCACAGATCAACCACCTGCAAGGTCACTTCAAAGAGCACATCCATGATCACCACTCACGTCGTGGTCTGCTGCGTATGGTTAGCGCTCGTCGTAAGCTGTTAGCTTACCTGAAGCGTACCGACGTAGTTCGCTATGCTGACCTGATCAAGCGTTTAGGTCTGCGTCGCTAA